A genome region from Sphaerisporangium krabiense includes the following:
- a CDS encoding SapB/AmfS family lanthipeptide yields MALLDLQDMELPGGGGHGGGGSSLSLLGCTPHENSSLSILCGN; encoded by the coding sequence ATGGCGCTTCTGGACCTTCAGGACATGGAGCTCCCCGGCGGCGGCGGCCACGGCGGTGGCGGCAGCAGCCTGAGCCTCCTGGGTTGCACCCCGCACGAGAACAGCAGCCTCAGCATCCTCTGCGGCAACTGA
- a CDS encoding ATP-binding protein produces MKVTIALRLPRDAASVSVTRQILGAELEVLGVERHIREDVQLMLTEACSNVIRHANAGDEYTVSVEVMDDKCLITVTDTGTGFDPDQVSPGRPLAEHGRGLQIMRALADDVRFMNRPRHGAIVCLEKTLRFVADAPGRLLSAH; encoded by the coding sequence GTGAAGGTGACCATCGCATTGCGCTTGCCGCGCGACGCGGCGAGCGTGTCCGTCACCCGGCAGATCCTCGGCGCCGAGCTGGAGGTGCTCGGGGTCGAACGCCATATCCGGGAGGATGTCCAGCTCATGCTCACCGAGGCGTGCTCGAACGTCATCCGGCACGCCAACGCGGGGGACGAGTACACCGTGAGCGTGGAAGTGATGGACGACAAATGCCTGATAACCGTGACCGACACCGGCACCGGCTTCGACCCTGATCAGGTCAGCCCGGGCAGGCCGCTCGCCGAGCACGGCCGGGGGCTCCAGATCATGCGCGCGCTCGCCGACGACGTCCGGTTCATGAACCGGCCGCGGCACGGCGCGATCGTCTGCCTCGAGAAGACCCTGCGGTTCGTCGCCGACGCCCCCGGCCGCCTGCTCAGCGCCCACTGA
- a CDS encoding ABC transporter ATP-binding protein produces MSETPAAGHRTTGTREHTAATEAAPVTGAGNPDRGADRLLLEMVRRSGAWPYVYAVTALAGAVVELMLPGALGRAVDVLVSPAGDPAGVLVLCASLVATVVACDAVAVLASGSGGAQAARLLRERVVRHILAVGPAMSRRHPAGDLVTRAGTNAEEVGAAPEALITAVSLLVPAAGSLVALALIDPWLAVAFAAGLAVILLVLRAFLRETTAVSSGYQEAQSDIASRLIDALAGARTIAAAGTEEQEVRRVLAPLTRLRAFGMAVWRVNARAGVQAAIVVPLLETAVIGVGGLRLAAGALTAGELFAAARYAVLGAGIGSALGYLNRLARARSAARRVRQVLDLPAPTYGNEEPPGAGAERGRLELRGVSAYADGRPVLRDIDLTVPGGAALAVVGRSGSGKSALAAVAGRLLDPGSGEVLLDGVPLPRLSRAALRGAAGYAFERPVLFGHTLREAIAPGGSDEAVRAAGKAAAADAFIRRLPRAYDTPVEEAPMSGGERQRVGLARAFAHDGRLLILDDATSSLDTVTEYQVARALTEELRDRTRLIVAHRAATAARADLVVWLEDGRIRGRGTHEMLWRDPLYRAVFQVTGQAAGQVTDEAADEAADEAAIPGRGGDGPESTPRSPHDSVAPRHSPPVTPPASSPTASPAPSPAPPPAPSATPSPVAEPR; encoded by the coding sequence ATGTCGGAGACCCCGGCGGCGGGCCACCGGACGACCGGCACCCGGGAACACACCGCCGCCACCGAAGCGGCTCCCGTGACGGGGGCCGGGAACCCGGACCGCGGCGCCGACAGGCTGCTGCTGGAGATGGTGCGCCGCAGCGGCGCCTGGCCCTACGTCTACGCCGTGACCGCGCTGGCCGGCGCCGTGGTCGAGCTGATGCTCCCCGGCGCGCTCGGCCGGGCCGTCGACGTCCTCGTCTCCCCCGCCGGCGACCCCGCCGGCGTTCTCGTGCTGTGCGCCTCCCTCGTCGCCACGGTCGTGGCCTGCGACGCGGTGGCGGTGCTCGCCTCGGGATCCGGCGGCGCGCAGGCCGCGCGGCTGCTGCGCGAGCGCGTGGTCCGGCACATCCTCGCCGTCGGGCCCGCGATGTCCCGCCGTCACCCCGCCGGCGACCTGGTCACCCGCGCGGGGACCAACGCCGAGGAGGTCGGCGCCGCGCCCGAGGCCCTGATCACGGCCGTCTCCCTGCTCGTGCCGGCCGCCGGATCGCTGGTCGCGCTGGCGCTCATCGACCCCTGGCTCGCGGTGGCGTTCGCCGCGGGCCTCGCCGTGATCCTGCTCGTCCTGCGCGCCTTCCTGCGCGAGACCACCGCCGTCTCCTCCGGCTACCAGGAGGCCCAGAGCGACATCGCCTCCCGGCTCATCGACGCGCTGGCGGGCGCGCGCACCATCGCCGCCGCCGGGACCGAGGAGCAGGAGGTGCGCCGCGTCCTCGCGCCGCTGACCCGCCTGCGCGCGTTCGGCATGGCCGTGTGGCGCGTGAACGCCCGCGCGGGCGTGCAGGCCGCCATCGTCGTGCCCCTGCTGGAGACCGCCGTGATCGGCGTCGGCGGCCTGCGCCTGGCGGCCGGGGCGCTGACCGCGGGCGAGCTGTTCGCGGCGGCCCGGTACGCGGTGCTCGGCGCGGGCATCGGCTCGGCGCTCGGCTATCTGAACCGGCTCGCCCGCGCCCGCTCGGCCGCGCGGCGCGTGCGCCAGGTCCTCGACCTGCCCGCCCCCACCTACGGGAACGAGGAGCCGCCCGGCGCGGGGGCCGAACGCGGGCGCCTGGAACTGCGCGGCGTCAGCGCGTACGCCGACGGGCGGCCGGTGCTGCGCGACATCGACCTCACCGTGCCCGGAGGGGCCGCGCTGGCGGTGGTGGGCAGGTCGGGCAGCGGGAAGTCCGCGCTGGCGGCCGTCGCCGGGCGCCTGCTCGACCCCGGCAGCGGCGAGGTTCTGCTCGACGGGGTCCCGCTCCCCCGGCTCTCCCGCGCCGCGCTGCGCGGGGCGGCCGGCTACGCGTTCGAGCGCCCCGTGCTGTTCGGCCACACCCTGCGCGAGGCCATCGCGCCCGGCGGGTCCGACGAGGCGGTCAGGGCCGCCGGCAAGGCCGCCGCGGCGGACGCGTTCATCCGCAGGCTCCCCCGCGCCTACGACACGCCGGTCGAGGAGGCGCCCATGTCGGGCGGCGAGCGCCAGCGGGTGGGGCTCGCCCGCGCGTTCGCCCACGACGGGCGGCTGCTGATCCTGGACGACGCCACCTCCAGCCTGGACACCGTGACCGAGTACCAGGTCGCGCGGGCGCTGACCGAGGAGCTGCGCGACCGCACCCGGCTGATCGTCGCCCACCGCGCCGCCACGGCCGCCCGCGCGGACCTGGTGGTCTGGCTGGAGGACGGACGGATCCGCGGGCGCGGCACGCACGAGATGCTGTGGCGCGACCCGCTTTACCGCGCCGTGTTCCAGGTGACCGGCCAGGCGGCGGGCCAGGTGACGGACGAGGCGGCGGACGAGGCGGCGGACGAGGCGGCGATCCCGGGCCGTGGCGGAGACGGGCCCGAATCCACACCGCGGTCGCCACACGACTCCGTGGCACCGCGGCATTCCCCGCCGGTGACGCCGCCGGCCTCCTCCCCGACGGCGTCACCGGCACCCTCCCCAGCACCTCCGCCGGCACCTTCCGCGACGCCTTCCCCGGTGGCGGAGCCGCGATGA
- a CDS encoding SapB/AmfS family lanthipeptide, whose amino-acid sequence MALLDLQDMELPGGGGHGGEGSSLSLVGCTPHENSSLSILCGN is encoded by the coding sequence ATGGCGCTTCTCGACCTGCAGGACATGGAGCTTCCCGGCGGCGGCGGCCACGGCGGCGAGGGCAGCAGCCTGAGCCTGGTCGGTTGCACCCCGCACGAGAACAGCAGCCTCAGCATCCTCTGCGGCAACTGA
- the lanKC gene encoding class III lanthionine synthetase LanKC, which yields MTTRYEVYCQADPLFYDTLDNQRAKYPDFPIAGRAVPSGWEHRATDTWLHYGPADRTLPSQGWKIHISSCLADAEKTLDIVWDYCVGRRISFKFLRGPRVAMMQSSKYADRGSSGKLVTIYPVDEADLELVIKELDELLRGVTGPYILSDLRIGEGPLFVRYGGFAERFCLNANLDRVLAIEDPDGVLVPDRRGPSFSPPPWVTLPAFLEPHLAARNAVTMADLPYSIESVLHFSNGGGVYKATDTRTGETVVLKEARPHAGLDAVGRDAVARLRHEADMLRRLDGLDSVPAMRDYFTVGDHHFLVQEFVDGPTLSQESVRRHPLIRAAMTPEDAAEFTEWALRMLGQVERAIASLHERGVVFGDLHPFNVLVDGDRAVLIDFEVASLVEDNTRPTLANPGFCPPPDRLGMEADKYSLACMRLSLFATMSTVLIPLHRAKVVHLAELVRETFPVPRAFIDEAVETILGPERSAEPATPAASAPEAPGTTASTVAQRPDTRAMRELPLPGRASWTSLRDAARRAILASATPQRQDRLFPGDSTQFLPGGGLNLASGAAGVLYALAVTGAGRFPEYEGWLRERAFAPEHGTGLGFWDGLHGVAYAFDAIGRREDALELVSLCLREKWDRLGQSLYSGLAGIGLNLLHFGSATGDREILDGAGRIVDLVADRLGTVESVPEISGGAHPHAGLMRGSAGPALLFLRAYDATGDTALLDHAEVALRQDLRRCVHRDDGQLQVQQGWRTNPYLDEGSAGIGLVLRHYLERRENADFRQALHDIGPVATLRYYVQSNLFNGRAGMITALAMGLRPDVGRHSPEVADQVTRLAWHAMPYGGGLAFPGNQLLRLSMDLGSGTAGVVLALGAVLHDQPVTLPFISPPGTPAGTAVPPESERR from the coding sequence GTGACCACCCGGTACGAGGTCTATTGCCAAGCGGATCCGTTGTTTTACGACACCCTTGACAACCAGCGGGCCAAGTATCCGGATTTCCCCATTGCCGGTCGGGCCGTACCTTCCGGGTGGGAGCACCGCGCCACGGACACCTGGCTGCACTACGGGCCGGCGGACAGGACGTTGCCGTCGCAGGGCTGGAAGATCCACATCTCCTCCTGCCTGGCCGACGCCGAGAAGACGCTGGACATCGTCTGGGACTACTGCGTCGGCCGGCGCATCAGCTTCAAGTTCCTGCGCGGGCCGCGGGTCGCGATGATGCAGAGCTCCAAGTACGCCGACCGGGGCAGCAGCGGCAAGCTGGTCACGATCTACCCCGTGGACGAGGCCGACCTCGAACTGGTGATCAAGGAACTCGACGAGCTCCTGCGCGGCGTGACGGGCCCCTACATCCTGAGCGACCTGCGCATCGGCGAGGGCCCCCTGTTCGTCCGCTACGGCGGCTTCGCCGAGCGGTTCTGCCTCAACGCCAACCTGGACCGCGTGCTGGCGATCGAGGACCCCGACGGCGTCCTCGTGCCCGACCGCCGCGGCCCCTCCTTCTCCCCCCCGCCGTGGGTCACCCTGCCCGCGTTCCTCGAGCCCCACCTCGCCGCCCGCAACGCGGTGACCATGGCCGACCTGCCGTACTCGATCGAGAGCGTGCTGCACTTCTCCAACGGCGGCGGCGTCTACAAGGCGACCGACACCCGCACCGGCGAGACGGTCGTGCTCAAGGAGGCCAGGCCGCACGCCGGGCTCGACGCGGTCGGCCGCGACGCCGTGGCGCGCCTCCGGCACGAGGCGGACATGCTGCGCCGGCTCGACGGGCTGGACTCCGTGCCGGCCATGCGCGACTACTTCACCGTCGGCGACCACCACTTCCTGGTCCAGGAGTTCGTGGACGGGCCCACGCTCAGCCAGGAGTCGGTACGGCGCCACCCGCTGATCCGCGCGGCCATGACCCCCGAGGACGCCGCCGAGTTCACCGAATGGGCGCTGCGGATGCTCGGCCAGGTGGAGCGCGCCATCGCCTCCCTGCACGAGCGCGGGGTCGTGTTCGGCGACCTGCACCCCTTCAACGTCCTGGTCGACGGCGACAGGGCCGTGCTGATCGACTTCGAGGTGGCCAGCCTGGTGGAGGACAACACCCGGCCGACGCTCGCCAACCCCGGCTTCTGCCCTCCGCCCGACCGGCTCGGCATGGAGGCCGACAAGTACTCGCTCGCCTGCATGCGCCTGAGCCTGTTCGCCACGATGTCCACGGTGCTGATCCCCTTGCACCGGGCCAAGGTGGTCCACCTCGCCGAACTGGTGCGCGAGACCTTCCCGGTGCCGCGCGCGTTCATCGACGAGGCGGTCGAGACCATCCTCGGCCCGGAGCGGAGCGCCGAGCCGGCGACACCCGCGGCGAGCGCACCGGAGGCCCCGGGAACCACGGCGAGCACGGTCGCGCAGCGGCCCGACACGCGGGCGATGCGCGAGCTGCCGCTGCCGGGCCGGGCCTCCTGGACCTCGCTCAGGGACGCCGCGCGCCGGGCGATCCTCGCCTCCGCGACCCCCCAGCGCCAGGACCGCCTGTTCCCCGGCGACTCGACGCAGTTCCTGCCGGGCGGCGGGCTCAACCTGGCCAGCGGAGCGGCCGGCGTCCTGTACGCCCTGGCCGTGACCGGGGCGGGGCGCTTCCCTGAGTACGAGGGCTGGCTGCGCGAGCGGGCCTTCGCCCCCGAGCACGGCACCGGCCTCGGCTTCTGGGACGGCCTGCACGGCGTCGCGTACGCCTTCGACGCGATCGGCCGCCGCGAGGACGCCCTGGAGCTCGTCTCCCTGTGCCTGCGCGAGAAGTGGGACCGGCTCGGCCAGAGCCTGTACTCGGGGCTGGCGGGAATCGGGCTGAACCTCCTGCACTTCGGGAGCGCCACCGGGGACCGCGAGATCCTGGACGGCGCGGGCAGGATCGTCGACCTGGTCGCCGACCGGCTCGGCACGGTCGAGAGCGTTCCCGAGATCAGCGGCGGCGCCCACCCGCACGCGGGGCTGATGCGCGGGTCCGCGGGCCCGGCGCTGCTGTTCCTGCGGGCCTACGACGCCACGGGCGACACCGCGCTGCTCGACCACGCGGAGGTGGCCCTGCGGCAGGACCTGCGCCGGTGCGTCCACCGCGACGACGGGCAGCTCCAGGTCCAGCAGGGCTGGCGCACCAACCCCTACCTGGACGAGGGCTCGGCCGGCATCGGGCTGGTCCTGCGCCACTACCTCGAACGGCGCGAGAACGCGGACTTCCGGCAGGCCCTGCACGACATCGGGCCGGTCGCGACGCTCCGGTACTACGTCCAGTCAAACCTGTTCAACGGACGCGCCGGCATGATCACCGCGCTGGCCATGGGCCTGCGCCCGGACGTCGGCCGCCACTCCCCCGAGGTGGCCGACCAGGTGACGCGGCTGGCCTGGCACGCGATGCCCTACGGCGGCGGGCTGGCCTTCCCGGGCAACCAGTTGCTCCGGCTCTCGATGGACCTCGGCAGCGGCACCGCCGGTGTGGTCCTCGCGCTGGGCGCCGTGCTGCACGACCAGCCGGTGACCCTGCCCTTCATCTCCCCGCCCGGCACCCCCGCCGGGACGGCGGTTCCCCCCGAGAGCGAAAGGAGGTGA
- the ppgK gene encoding polyphosphate--glucose phosphotransferase, translating into MNTLGIDIGGSGIKGAPVDTATGTLLAERCRIPTPSPSAPGAVAEVVRRIVEHFSWTGPVGVTFPGVVVDGVTRTAANVDHAWIGTDARELFTEASGLGVVVLNDADAAGVAEATFGAGHGHEGLVLMLTFGTGIGSAMIMNGVLIPNTEFGHLEIDGHKAEHRASDHAREVHDLTWEKWAHRVQRYLEHVQMLMSPSMIIIGGGVSKKADKFLGFIDLPGTTVVPATLLNNAGIIGAALAAASAAAPVAGR; encoded by the coding sequence ATGAACACACTGGGAATCGACATCGGCGGGTCGGGCATCAAGGGCGCCCCGGTGGACACGGCGACCGGGACGCTGCTGGCGGAGCGGTGCAGGATACCGACGCCGAGCCCCTCCGCCCCCGGCGCCGTGGCCGAGGTGGTCCGGCGGATCGTCGAGCACTTCTCCTGGACGGGCCCGGTCGGGGTGACCTTCCCCGGCGTGGTGGTGGACGGCGTCACCAGGACCGCGGCGAACGTCGACCACGCCTGGATCGGCACGGACGCGCGGGAGCTGTTCACCGAGGCGAGCGGCCTCGGCGTCGTCGTGCTCAACGACGCCGACGCCGCGGGCGTGGCGGAGGCGACGTTCGGCGCGGGCCACGGCCACGAGGGCCTGGTCCTCATGCTGACCTTCGGCACCGGCATCGGCAGCGCCATGATCATGAACGGCGTGCTGATCCCCAACACCGAGTTCGGGCACCTGGAGATCGACGGGCACAAGGCCGAGCACCGCGCCTCCGACCACGCCCGTGAGGTCCACGATCTGACCTGGGAGAAATGGGCCCACCGCGTCCAGCGGTACCTGGAGCACGTCCAGATGCTGATGTCGCCCTCGATGATCATCATCGGCGGCGGGGTCAGCAAGAAGGCCGACAAGTTCCTGGGCTTCATCGATCTCCCGGGGACCACCGTGGTGCCCGCCACCCTGCTCAACAACGCCGGCATCATCGGCGCCGCGCTCGCCGCCGCCTCCGCCGCGGCCCCGGTCGCCGGCCGATGA
- a CDS encoding DUF2795 domain-containing protein, producing the protein MTQADFIHVQKYLSGVDYPASKDTLLEHAKAHGADQDALKALERLPERDYEGPSGVSKELAK; encoded by the coding sequence ATGACCCAGGCAGATTTCATCCACGTTCAGAAGTACTTGTCGGGAGTGGACTATCCCGCGTCGAAGGACACCCTGCTCGAACACGCCAAGGCGCACGGCGCGGACCAGGACGCGCTGAAGGCCCTGGAGCGGCTGCCCGAGCGCGACTACGAGGGCCCGAGCGGCGTCAGCAAGGAACTCGCGAAGTAG